The proteins below are encoded in one region of Spirochaetota bacterium:
- a CDS encoding formate dehydrogenase → MSKTFFIDTSRCTACRGCQVACKEWQDFPANYTKQLGWGSHQNPPDLNHFNYKIVRFSEHKIKNRVIWNFFPDQCRHCTEPPCKAAADAHVKEAVVIHPDSGAVIFTSRTKKISKDGFTMMREYCPYEVPRRNETTGVINKCDMCFERVETGLLPMCVKTCPTGAMNFGDRQKMLVMANARLSVVRSEFPDASLLDEDSVRVVYLITHKRTLYHKTASATDVRQKGTPTA, encoded by the coding sequence ATGTCTAAGACATTTTTCATAGATACGTCGCGATGCACCGCGTGCAGGGGATGCCAGGTTGCGTGCAAGGAATGGCAGGATTTTCCCGCCAATTATACAAAACAGCTCGGCTGGGGAAGCCACCAGAATCCGCCGGATCTGAACCATTTCAATTATAAAATCGTCCGTTTCAGCGAGCATAAAATAAAAAACCGCGTCATATGGAACTTTTTCCCCGACCAGTGCCGCCATTGCACGGAACCCCCGTGCAAGGCCGCGGCGGACGCCCACGTCAAGGAGGCCGTGGTGATTCACCCGGACTCGGGAGCCGTCATTTTTACCTCGCGTACGAAAAAAATTTCCAAAGACGGATTTACCATGATGCGCGAGTATTGTCCCTACGAGGTTCCGCGGAGAAATGAAACGACCGGGGTAATTAACAAATGCGACATGTGCTTCGAAAGGGTTGAGACCGGGCTTCTGCCCATGTGCGTTAAAACATGCCCGACGGGCGCCATGAATTTCGGCGACCGGCAAAAAATGCTTGTAATGGCAAACGCCAGGCTCAGCGTTGTACGCAGCGAGTTTCCCGATGCCTCATTACTTGATGAAGACAGCGTGAGGGTAGTTTACCTGATTACCCACAAGCGCACCCTCTATCATAAAACGGCATCGGCGACGGACGTCAGGCAAAAAGGCACCCCCACCGCATAA
- the fdnG gene encoding formate dehydrogenase-N subunit alpha produces MQISRRDLLKIAGAGAGAIALGGIGVNYLTSKAYAKDLKISGAKEVISICPFCAVSCHFIAHVKGGEVISTEGDPGYPVSEGALCAKGSTMLSMINSDHRVLKPMYRAPYSEKWEEKSWGWMIDTVARRIKDTRDKNFLEKNAEGQVVNRNDRMFHMGSSQMSNEEASVVVQAMRAMGIMSIDHQARVUHGPSVASLAESFGRGAMTNHWIDIKNTDCCIIIGSNAAEHHPICFKWVLKAKEERGAKIIHIDPKFSRTSARSDFHVPLRSGTDIAFMGGMINYILTKNKYFKEYVDLYTNASFIVSEKYSFNNGLFSGYNPQTKKYDKLNWQFEADADGKIKKDPTLKHPRCVMQLLQNHYSRYDLNKVSSITGVSQENLLKTYEAFAATGTRDKAGTILYALGWTQHTVGVQNIRTSGIVQLLLGNVGIAGGGINALRGEPNVQGTSDHAILYDILPGYLAIPRANMPTLADYKKMTTPVSKEPASLNWAGNKPKYITSLLKAYFGAKAREENDFGYSWIPKADVSKSEEIGDHSFLYTFDRMYKGELIGGSIWATNPAQGFTNSNKVRKALANLDFLFMAEIHLNETTEFWHGPGVDPKKVKTEMFLFPSCHRVEKEGSISNSGRWMLWHHQAVKPKGKSKSMGQIMVEIMNEVKDLYEDEGGVCKEPIVNLNWYKKYDADKVAKRINGYFTDGPKKGQQLTGLADFAEDGSTASLCWMMAGVYTDEFGNKMKARSLEQTPLQKQIGLYPNFSWSWPMNRRIIYNRAGVDKDGQPWDPGRTVIRWDGTKWEGDVADGAQPPLSKSGGKNPFIMTKDGFGQLYGPGLNDGPFPEHYEPVETPVTNHGFSGQLRNPCAKIVVSDMDILSAAGDPNFPIVLTTYSMTEHWCGGSETRNVPSLLEAEPQLYVEMSHELAAEKGIKNGDPVIVANLRGRVEAVAMVTVRITPFNIQGRTVHLIGMPFAFGWTKKGIGDSTNRLTVSAGDANTSTPETKACCVNIRKADPKELTELTYEDANVAGGKHV; encoded by the coding sequence ATGCAAATATCACGCCGGGATTTGCTGAAAATTGCCGGGGCCGGGGCCGGGGCAATAGCCCTTGGCGGCATTGGCGTTAACTACCTGACTTCGAAAGCGTACGCGAAGGACCTGAAAATAAGCGGCGCCAAAGAGGTCATATCCATATGTCCCTTCTGCGCGGTAAGCTGCCACTTCATTGCACACGTCAAAGGCGGTGAAGTCATCAGTACCGAAGGCGATCCCGGCTACCCCGTCAGCGAAGGCGCTTTGTGCGCAAAGGGATCGACGATGCTTTCAATGATCAACAGCGATCACAGGGTACTTAAGCCGATGTACCGTGCGCCGTACAGCGAAAAGTGGGAGGAAAAAAGCTGGGGCTGGATGATCGATACTGTTGCGAGGCGAATAAAAGACACACGCGATAAGAATTTTTTGGAAAAAAATGCCGAGGGGCAGGTTGTTAACCGCAACGACAGGATGTTTCACATGGGTTCTTCCCAGATGAGTAATGAAGAGGCATCCGTTGTTGTGCAGGCTATGCGCGCAATGGGAATCATGAGTATCGATCATCAGGCTCGAGTTTGACACGGTCCCTCTGTCGCCAGTTTGGCGGAATCGTTTGGCCGTGGAGCAATGACTAATCATTGGATCGATATCAAGAATACCGACTGTTGTATCATAATCGGCAGCAATGCCGCGGAACACCATCCCATCTGCTTTAAATGGGTTCTGAAAGCCAAAGAGGAGAGAGGGGCAAAGATCATCCACATTGACCCTAAATTCTCACGGACCTCCGCACGATCAGACTTCCATGTACCGCTCCGCTCAGGAACGGATATTGCTTTCATGGGCGGCATGATCAACTACATACTGACAAAAAATAAGTATTTCAAAGAATATGTCGATCTGTATACAAACGCTTCGTTTATTGTCAGTGAAAAGTATTCTTTCAATAATGGACTTTTTTCAGGCTATAATCCTCAAACAAAGAAGTATGATAAATTAAACTGGCAGTTTGAGGCGGATGCCGACGGCAAGATAAAAAAAGATCCCACGCTAAAACACCCCAGATGTGTAATGCAGCTGTTACAGAATCACTACTCAAGATATGATTTAAATAAGGTTTCGTCGATAACAGGGGTGTCGCAGGAAAATCTTCTCAAAACGTATGAGGCTTTTGCCGCAACGGGAACACGCGATAAAGCCGGTACAATTCTCTACGCCCTGGGCTGGACACAGCACACAGTGGGGGTTCAGAATATCCGTACAAGCGGTATTGTCCAGTTGCTTCTCGGCAATGTCGGTATCGCAGGCGGCGGTATTAATGCATTAAGGGGAGAGCCTAATGTTCAGGGAACCTCCGACCATGCGATTCTCTACGATATACTTCCCGGCTACCTGGCAATTCCCAGGGCGAATATGCCTACCCTGGCGGATTACAAGAAAATGACAACGCCTGTCTCAAAAGAACCCGCAAGTCTAAACTGGGCGGGAAACAAACCTAAGTATATAACAAGCCTTCTTAAAGCATATTTCGGGGCAAAAGCAAGAGAAGAAAACGATTTCGGTTATAGCTGGATTCCCAAGGCAGACGTGTCAAAAAGTGAAGAAATAGGTGACCACTCATTTCTTTATACATTTGATAGAATGTATAAAGGAGAGCTGATAGGTGGGTCAATATGGGCTACAAATCCCGCCCAGGGATTCACCAACAGCAACAAGGTCAGGAAAGCCCTGGCGAATCTCGACTTTCTCTTCATGGCGGAAATACATCTGAATGAAACAACCGAATTCTGGCATGGGCCGGGGGTGGATCCTAAAAAAGTCAAAACAGAAATGTTTCTCTTCCCGTCATGCCACCGTGTTGAGAAGGAAGGAAGCATCAGCAATAGCGGACGATGGATGCTGTGGCATCACCAGGCTGTCAAGCCGAAAGGAAAATCCAAATCCATGGGACAGATAATGGTAGAGATCATGAATGAAGTGAAAGATCTCTATGAAGATGAGGGCGGTGTATGTAAAGAACCGATTGTAAACCTGAACTGGTATAAAAAATACGATGCCGACAAGGTGGCAAAACGTATAAACGGTTATTTTACAGACGGTCCCAAAAAAGGCCAACAGCTCACAGGGCTTGCCGATTTCGCAGAAGACGGGTCAACGGCATCCCTATGCTGGATGATGGCCGGAGTTTATACCGACGAGTTTGGAAACAAAATGAAAGCCCGCAGTTTGGAGCAGACTCCCCTGCAAAAACAGATTGGGCTCTATCCGAATTTCTCATGGTCATGGCCGATGAACAGAAGGATCATATACAATAGGGCCGGTGTTGACAAAGACGGACAACCATGGGATCCGGGCCGTACAGTTATCAGGTGGGACGGCACAAAATGGGAAGGAGATGTTGCCGACGGTGCCCAGCCTCCCTTATCAAAATCGGGCGGTAAAAATCCTTTTATTATGACCAAGGACGGTTTTGGACAGCTTTACGGCCCCGGCCTGAATGATGGTCCGTTCCCGGAGCACTACGAGCCGGTTGAGACCCCGGTGACAAATCACGGTTTCTCGGGACAGCTCAGGAATCCATGCGCAAAAATTGTTGTGAGCGATATGGATATACTATCCGCCGCAGGCGATCCTAATTTTCCGATAGTTCTTACGACATACAGCATGACTGAACACTGGTGCGGAGGGAGCGAGACAAGAAATGTTCCCTCCCTTCTTGAAGCTGAACCGCAGTTATATGTCGAGATGAGCCATGAACTTGCGGCGGAAAAGGGGATTAAAAACGGAGACCCGGTTATTGTTGCAAACCTGCGCGGCAGGGTTGAAGCAGTAGCTATGGTAACGGTACGAATAACGCCATTCAATATTCAAGGGAGGACAGTCCATTTAATAGGGATGCCATTCGCATTCGGATGGACGAAAAAAGGTATTGGCGACTCTACAAACAGGCTGACCGTTTCGGCGGGTGACGCAAATACTTCAACACCTGAAACTAAAGCATGCTGCGTAAACATTCGAAAAGCGGATCCAAAAGAGCTGACTGAATTAACTTACGAAGACGCAAACGTTGCAGGAGGAAAACATGTCTAA
- a CDS encoding LysR family transcriptional regulator, translating into MADKSTKGKGTPQVRLHLWIEDEKGVFFGPGRFELLRLIDSLGSLKLAAEKMGISYRAAWGKIKKTEEVVGKELLHKENNKEGYKLTESGILFMKEFKKFYDDVADYASKRAVTMVERLKRPV; encoded by the coding sequence ATGGCGGATAAATCCACAAAGGGAAAAGGCACACCACAGGTACGACTTCACCTCTGGATCGAGGACGAAAAGGGCGTGTTTTTCGGACCGGGAAGGTTTGAGCTGCTTCGTCTCATTGATTCGCTCGGTTCTCTGAAGCTTGCGGCGGAAAAAATGGGCATTTCGTACAGGGCCGCCTGGGGGAAAATCAAGAAGACCGAGGAGGTTGTAGGGAAGGAGCTCCTTCACAAGGAGAACAACAAGGAAGGATATAAGCTTACCGAATCCGGAATTCTATTCATGAAAGAATTTAAAAAATTTTATGACGATGTCGCCGATTACGCATCGAAAAGGGCCGTGACGATGGTTGAAAGGCTGAAACGCCCCGTGTAG